From Haloglomus litoreum, the proteins below share one genomic window:
- a CDS encoding DNA-directed RNA polymerase subunit A' produces the protein MSTGQSPKEIGSLSFGLMDPEEYREMSATKVITADTYDDDGFPIDMGLMDPRLGVIDPGLECKTCGKHSGSCNGHFGHIELAAPVIHVGFSKLIRRLLRGTCRECSRLCLTEDEAREFRSRLTRTRQLGEDLNDVTKAAIRQARKKDRCPHCGEVQYDIQHEKPTTYYEVQDVLHSEYSEMVAAAMEGRPVTQLDEDEDTEREPMPPQELSEETGIEVSRINEILSAEFRPKEDMRKKLEKALSIDLTEEDMNKLMPSDIRDWFEDIPDEDIETLGIDPSKSRPEWIILTVLPVPPVTARPSITLDNGQRSEDDLTHKLVDIIRINQRFMENREAGAPQLIIEDLWELLQYHVTTFMDNEISGTPPARHRSGRPLKTLSQRLKGKEGRFRGSLSGKRVNFSARTVISPDPTLSLNEVGVPERVASEMTQTMNVNERNLADARRYVSNGPEGHPGANYVRRPDGRRLKVTEKNCEELAEKVEPGWEVARHLIDGDIVIFNRQPSLHRMSIMAHEVVVMPYKTFRLNTVVCPPYNADFDGDEMNMHALQNEEARAEARVLMRVQEQILSPRFGENIIGAIQDHISGTYLLTHENPHFNETQALDLLRATSIDELPASDGEDEETGEPYWTGRTVFSELLPDDLDLEFTSSAGDTVLIEDGQLTEGTIDEDAVGAFGGEIVDTICKLHSNTRARQFVNEVATLAMRSIMHFGFSLAIDDESIEPEAEAQIDEAIENAEERVQELISTYDAGELESLPGRTVDETLEMKIMQTLGKARDSAGDIAEDYFDDDNPAVVMARSGARGSMLNLTQMAGCVGQQAVRGERINRGYEGRTLSHYLPDDLSADAHGFVENSYRNGLTPREFFFHAMGGREGLVDTAVRTSKSGYLQRRLINALSELETQYDGTVRDTSDTIVQFEFGEDGTSPVQVSSSDDNDIDVEAITERVMDEEFADEAEKEQFLSRAAVETNISEHQDSWKTGRTAGTSTEVESDD, from the coding sequence ATGTCAACAGGCCAATCCCCCAAGGAGATCGGGTCGCTCAGCTTCGGGCTGATGGACCCCGAGGAGTACCGCGAGATGTCGGCCACGAAGGTCATCACGGCCGACACGTACGACGACGACGGGTTCCCCATCGACATGGGGCTGATGGACCCCCGGCTGGGCGTCATCGACCCCGGGCTGGAGTGCAAGACCTGCGGCAAGCACAGCGGCTCCTGTAACGGCCACTTCGGCCACATCGAGCTGGCCGCGCCCGTCATCCACGTCGGGTTCTCGAAGCTCATCCGGCGCCTGCTGCGCGGGACGTGCCGGGAGTGCTCGCGGCTCTGCCTGACCGAGGACGAGGCCCGCGAGTTCCGCTCGCGGCTCACCCGAACTCGCCAGCTCGGTGAGGACCTCAACGACGTGACCAAAGCGGCGATCCGGCAGGCCCGCAAGAAGGACCGCTGCCCGCACTGTGGCGAGGTCCAGTACGACATCCAGCACGAGAAGCCGACCACCTACTACGAGGTCCAGGACGTGCTCCACTCGGAGTACTCCGAGATGGTCGCCGCCGCGATGGAGGGCCGGCCGGTCACGCAGCTCGACGAGGACGAGGACACCGAGCGCGAGCCGATGCCGCCCCAGGAGCTCTCCGAGGAGACCGGCATCGAGGTCTCGCGCATCAACGAGATCCTCTCGGCCGAGTTCCGGCCGAAGGAGGACATGCGCAAGAAGCTGGAGAAGGCCCTCTCCATCGACCTCACCGAGGAGGACATGAACAAGCTGATGCCCAGCGACATCCGGGACTGGTTCGAGGACATCCCGGACGAGGACATCGAGACGCTGGGCATCGACCCCTCGAAGTCCCGACCGGAGTGGATCATCCTGACCGTCCTGCCGGTCCCGCCCGTGACGGCGCGCCCGTCCATCACGCTGGACAACGGCCAGCGCTCCGAGGACGACCTCACGCACAAGCTGGTCGACATCATCCGCATCAACCAGCGGTTCATGGAAAATCGTGAGGCTGGTGCGCCCCAGCTCATCATCGAGGACCTCTGGGAACTGCTCCAGTACCACGTGACGACGTTCATGGACAACGAGATCTCGGGCACGCCGCCGGCCCGGCACCGCTCGGGCCGCCCGCTGAAGACGCTCTCCCAGCGCCTGAAGGGCAAGGAGGGCCGCTTCCGTGGCTCGCTGTCCGGCAAGCGTGTCAACTTCTCCGCCCGGACCGTCATCTCGCCGGACCCGACCCTCTCGCTCAACGAGGTCGGCGTCCCCGAGCGCGTGGCCAGCGAGATGACCCAGACGATGAACGTCAACGAGCGGAACCTGGCCGACGCTCGCCGGTACGTCTCCAACGGCCCCGAAGGGCATCCGGGTGCGAACTACGTCCGGCGGCCGGACGGCCGCCGACTCAAGGTCACCGAGAAGAACTGCGAGGAGCTCGCCGAGAAGGTCGAGCCCGGCTGGGAGGTCGCACGTCACCTCATCGACGGCGACATCGTCATCTTCAATCGGCAGCCGTCGCTCCACCGGATGTCCATCATGGCCCACGAGGTGGTCGTGATGCCGTACAAGACGTTCCGCCTGAACACGGTCGTCTGCCCGCCGTACAACGCCGACTTCGACGGCGACGAGATGAACATGCACGCGCTCCAGAACGAGGAGGCGCGTGCCGAGGCACGGGTGCTGATGCGGGTCCAGGAGCAGATCCTCTCGCCCCGCTTCGGCGAGAACATCATCGGCGCCATCCAGGACCACATCTCCGGGACCTACCTCCTCACCCACGAGAACCCGCACTTCAACGAGACGCAGGCGCTGGACCTGCTCCGGGCGACCTCTATCGACGAACTGCCCGCCTCCGACGGCGAGGACGAGGAGACCGGCGAGCCGTACTGGACCGGCCGCACGGTCTTCTCGGAGCTCCTGCCCGACGACCTCGACCTGGAGTTCACCTCCAGCGCGGGCGACACGGTCCTCATCGAGGACGGCCAGCTGACGGAGGGGACCATCGACGAGGACGCCGTCGGGGCGTTCGGCGGCGAGATCGTCGACACCATCTGCAAGCTCCACTCGAACACCCGCGCGAGGCAGTTCGTCAACGAGGTGGCGACGCTCGCGATGCGCTCGATCATGCACTTCGGGTTCTCGCTGGCCATCGACGACGAGTCCATCGAGCCCGAGGCCGAGGCCCAGATCGACGAGGCCATCGAGAACGCCGAGGAGCGGGTCCAGGAACTCATCTCGACCTACGACGCCGGCGAGCTGGAGTCGCTGCCCGGCCGCACCGTCGACGAGACGCTGGAGATGAAGATCATGCAGACGCTGGGCAAGGCCCGTGACTCCGCGGGTGACATCGCGGAGGACTACTTCGACGACGACAACCCCGCCGTCGTCATGGCGCGCTCCGGCGCGCGTGGGTCGATGCTGAACCTGACCCAGATGGCCGGCTGTGTCGGCCAGCAGGCGGTCCGGGGCGAGCGCATCAACCGCGGCTACGAGGGCCGCACGCTCTCCCATTACCTGCCCGACGACCTGTCGGCCGACGCCCACGGCTTCGTGGAGAACTCCTACCGGAACGGGCTGACCCCGCGGGAGTTCTTCTTCCACGCGATGGGCGGCCGCGAGGGCCTGGTCGACACCGCCGTTCGAACGTCGAAGTCCGGCTACCTCCAGCGGCGGCTGATCAACGCGCTGTCGGAACTGGAGACGCAGTACGACGGCACCGTCCGGGATACCTCCGACACCATCGTCCAGTTCGAGTTCGGCGAGGACGGCACCTCCCCGGTGCAGGTCTCCTCGAGCGACGACAACGACATCGACGTGGAGGCCATCACCGAGCGCGTCATGGACGAGGAGTTCGCGGACGAGGCCGAGAAGGAGCAGTTCCTCTCGCGCGCGGCCGTCGAGACGAACATCTCGGAGCACCAGGACTCCTGGAAGACCGGTCGCACCGCCGGCACGAGCACGGAGGTGGAGTCGGATGACTGA
- the rpoA2 gene encoding DNA-directed RNA polymerase subunit A'', producing MTDYDVSDDAEALVEDTDLPRRLKDEVYEAIEGRDVPTEKVDEIAQAVESRYLETRVDPLDPVGTVSAQSIGEPGTQMTMNTFHYAGVAEIDVTQGLPRLIELVDARKTPDTPMMTVHLEDEYAVDRERAHEVVWGIEATRILALGDVSTNVADMIVRIDLNEDTLHERWPTVDDTAEIVEEIASTIEKKLGVETSTMVGTDGSAIEFGPEDPSYRDLLQQVEELRDIVFKGIDEVSRVVIRKEEIEDPEIAEELDAEEEFVLYTEGSAFGDALKIEGVDASRTTCNNIHEIRAELGIEAAREAIIEETMNTLEEQGLDDVNIRHLMLVADIMTNRGTIESIGRHGISGNKQSVLARAAFEVTVNHLLDAAIHGEVDDLNGVTENVIVGKPIKLGTGDVNLRMGAKQTGGSGGPADD from the coding sequence ATGACTGACTACGACGTCTCCGACGACGCCGAGGCGCTCGTCGAGGACACCGACCTCCCGCGACGGCTCAAGGACGAGGTGTACGAGGCCATCGAGGGCCGGGACGTGCCCACCGAGAAGGTCGACGAGATCGCCCAGGCCGTCGAGTCACGCTACCTCGAGACGCGTGTCGACCCGCTCGACCCCGTCGGGACGGTGTCGGCGCAGTCCATCGGGGAGCCCGGCACCCAGATGACGATGAACACCTTCCACTACGCGGGCGTCGCGGAGATCGACGTCACGCAGGGGCTGCCCCGGCTCATCGAGCTGGTCGACGCCCGGAAGACCCCGGACACGCCGATGATGACGGTCCACCTCGAGGACGAATACGCGGTCGACCGCGAGCGCGCCCACGAGGTCGTCTGGGGTATCGAGGCCACCCGCATCCTCGCGCTGGGTGACGTGTCCACGAACGTCGCGGACATGATCGTCCGCATCGACCTCAACGAGGATACGCTCCACGAGCGCTGGCCCACGGTCGACGACACCGCCGAGATCGTCGAGGAGATCGCCTCCACCATCGAGAAGAAGCTGGGTGTCGAGACGAGCACGATGGTCGGCACGGACGGGTCGGCCATCGAGTTCGGCCCGGAGGACCCATCCTACCGGGACCTGCTCCAGCAGGTCGAGGAGCTGCGCGACATCGTGTTCAAGGGCATCGACGAGGTGTCCCGGGTCGTCATCCGGAAGGAGGAGATCGAGGACCCCGAGATCGCCGAGGAGCTCGACGCCGAGGAGGAGTTCGTCCTCTACACCGAGGGAAGTGCCTTCGGCGACGCCCTGAAGATCGAGGGTGTCGACGCCTCCCGGACGACGTGCAACAACATCCACGAGATCCGCGCCGAGCTCGGCATCGAGGCGGCCCGCGAGGCCATCATCGAGGAGACGATGAACACGCTCGAGGAGCAGGGCCTCGACGACGTGAACATCCGCCACCTGATGCTGGTCGCGGACATCATGACCAACCGCGGCACCATCGAGTCCATCGGCCGGCACGGCATCTCCGGCAACAAGCAGTCCGTGCTCGCCCGCGCCGCGTTCGAGGTCACGGTCAACCACCTGCTCGACGCGGCCATCCACGGCGAGGTCGACGACCTCAACGGCGTCACGGAGAACGTCATCGTCGGCAAGCCCATCAAACTGGGCACCGGCGACGTGAACCTGCGGATGGGCGCGAAGCAGACCGGCGGGAGCGGCGGCCCGGCCGACGACTGA